A DNA window from Limanda limanda chromosome 6, fLimLim1.1, whole genome shotgun sequence contains the following coding sequences:
- the dhrs12la gene encoding DHRS-12_like_SDR_c-like domain-containing protein, with the protein MSLYRNSAWFLKGMTEFTRSAFLSTSKQFVEKDLEVAMAGRSFMITGANSGIGKATAMAIAKRGGTIHMVCRNKDKAEEARADIVKETGNKEVYVHILDLSETKKVWEFAEAFKRKYKTLNVLINNAGAIMGQRDVNAEGLEKSFATNVLGVYILTKSLIPLLEKSAEPRVISVSSGGMLVQKLRTGNLQSDMGRYDGTMVYAQHKRQQVVLTEQLAKTHTSIHFSVMHPGWVDTPAVANAMPDFHRSMKESLRTPEQGADTVVWLAVSEATATNPSGRFYQDRKMVPTHLPLAWSHSSPQEELKLMSLLEDLAKTFQPH; encoded by the exons ATGTCTCTGTACCGCAACTCCGCCTGGTTCCTGAAGGGAATGACCGAGTTCACCAG GAGCGCCTTCTTGTCCACCTCCAAGCAGTTTGTGGAAAAGGACCTGGAGGTGGCCATGGCTGGACGCTCCTTCATGATAACAGGAGCCAACAGTGGCATTGGGAAAGCCACCGCCATGGCCATCGCCAAGAGAG GCGGAACCATCCACATGGTCTGCAGGAACAAGGACAAGGCAGAGGAGGCTAGGGCTGACATTGTGAAGGAGACGGGAAATAAA GAGGTCTATGTCCACATCCTGGACCTGTCTGAGACCAAGAAAGTCTGGGAGTTTGCTGAGGCATTTAAGAGGAAGTACAAGACCCTAAATGTACTG ATCAATAATGCAGGTGCAATCATGGGTCAGAGGGATGTGAATGCTGAGGGGCTTGAGAAGAGCTTCGCCACCAACGTCCTTG GTGTTTACATCCTCACCAAGAGTCTCATTCCTCTGCTGGAGAAGAGTGCAGAACCCAGAGTG ATCAGCGTGTCCTCAGGGGGAATGCTGGTGCAGAAGCTCCGGACAGGAAACCTGCAGTCTGACATGGGCCGCTACGATGGCACCATGGTCTACGCCCAGCACAAA aggCAGCAGGTGGTGCTGACAGAGCAGCTGGCAAAGACTCACACAAGCATCCACTTCTCCGTCATGCATCCTGGCTGGGTGGACACCCCAG CGGTGGCCAATGCCATGCCAGACTTCCATCGCTCCATGAAGGAGAGTCTGCGAACCCCTGAGCAGGGGGCTGACACCGTGGTGTGGCTGGCTGTCTCTGAGGCCACAGCCACAAACCCTAGTGGGCGCTTCTATCAGG aCCGAAAGATGGTGCCCACCCACCTGCCGCTGGCCTGGTCCCACAGCTCCccccaggaggagctgaagtTAATGTCTCTGCTGGAGGACTTAGCCAAGACATTCCAGCCTCACTGA
- the ap1s3a gene encoding AP-1 complex subunit sigma-3a yields MHFLLLFSRQGKLRLQKWFTPLSEREKKKVIRDMVALVLARPPRTSNFLQWRDLKIVYKRYASLYFSVGLDEQDNELLALEVLHRYVELLDRYFGNVCELDIIFNFEKAYFILDEFLMGGEVVETSKLAVGASIEEADTFQETMEEYMSKPAY; encoded by the exons ATGCACTTCCTGTTGCTGTTCAGTCGGCAGGGGAAGCTGCGGCTGCAGAAATGGTTCACGCCGCTGTCGGAgcgggagaagaagaaggtgatCCGGGACATGGTAGCACTAGTGTTGGCCCGTCCACCACGTACCAGCAATTTCCTCCAGTGGAGGGACCTCAAGATTGTTTACAAAAG GTACGCCAGCTTGTATTTCAGTGTCGGACTGGATGAGCAGGATAATGAGCTGCTGGCCCTCGAGGTTCTGCACAGATACGTAGAGTTGTTGGATAGATACTTTGGAAAT gTGTGTGAGCTGGACATCATTTTCAACTTTGAGAAGGCGTACTTCATCCTGGACGAATTCCTGATGGGAGGAGAAGTCGTAGAAACATCGAAATTAGCTGTGGGTGCATCGATAGAGGAGGCCGACACTTTCCAGGAG ACTATGGAGGAATACATGAGCAAGCCTGCCTACTGA